One part of the Janthinobacterium sp. 17J80-10 genome encodes these proteins:
- a CDS encoding phosphoribosyltransferase — MTGAAHHELRVSWSEYHRNIEELAVLVHRSGWQFDHILCLARGGLRPGDVLSRLFNVPLAILATSSYREDAGSKQGELAIAKHVTMSSGSLKGRVLLVDDLVDSGVTLDKVQRHLQEAFPEVVEARSAVIWYKACSCMRPDYFVQYLETNPWIMQPFEEYDRLGIHGLLSRGSAEVGPE, encoded by the coding sequence ATGACCGGTGCGGCACATCACGAGCTCAGGGTTTCCTGGAGCGAGTACCACCGCAATATCGAAGAACTTGCGGTGCTGGTGCATCGGTCAGGCTGGCAATTCGATCATATCCTGTGCCTGGCCCGCGGCGGCTTGCGTCCGGGCGATGTCTTGTCGCGGCTCTTCAACGTGCCGCTGGCAATCCTGGCCACGAGTTCCTACCGTGAAGATGCCGGCAGCAAGCAGGGGGAGCTGGCCATTGCGAAGCACGTCACCATGTCCAGCGGTTCGCTGAAAGGGCGGGTCTTGCTGGTCGATGACCTGGTTGATTCCGGTGTCACGCTGGACAAGGTGCAGCGGCATTTACAGGAAGCGTTTCCAGAGGTGGTCGAGGCGCGTTCGGCGGTGATCTGGTACAAGGCCTGTTCCTGCATGCGCCCGGATTATTTTGTGCAATATCTGGAAACGAATCCCTGGATCATGCAGCCGTTTGAGGAGTATGACCGGCTGGGGATTCACGGGTTGCTGTCGCGGGGCTCGGCGGAGGTCGGGCCTGAGTGA